A region of the Hemitrygon akajei chromosome 11, sHemAka1.3, whole genome shotgun sequence genome:
GGTTCTGCAGTGACCCTCAGTCACGAATTTATTGAAGAGAGGAGTGGATTTCAGAAGTCCACCGCTGTTTCGTTCGCCGTTTAAGTACCCAAGAATATAATCACTTTATGAAATTTCATGGATTGCTTCTTTCTCCAGCGACAGCCTGTTCAAGTCTTTGTGATGAAAGAAATGGTGCATTTCCTAAATAGCAACGGCTATGTTAAGAAGAATGTATATATACATTCCATGTCGTCATGTTCATGTGAAAGCCCATAGTGTGCTCCGTTTTGTTTCAAGGAATGAGAGAGACTGCGAGCGCTCGAGTCCAACCTGGGTcacctctggatttttccctggaCACGCATCTCATTCCGTCTGCCCGATAACTATTGTGATACTCAGGCACGCATACTCAGACACAAACCCACACAGGCAGAGGCAcaggcgcccccccccccccccccacacacacacacacacacacacacacacacacacacacacacacacacacacacacacacacacacacacacacacacacacacacacacacacacacacacacaataaactGATGAAGGAAAGAAAAATGCCAGATGAGACAAGCAGGAGGCATTAGAAGAAATACAAAAAGTTTACTTAGATAAGTTAAATAAAAACGGAAAACTCGAAATAAACGCAGATCGCTTGAAGGCTCGTCCTGAGACCATAGATACTGAGGCTATGATATGGCGGAGAAATAAACAAGTGATTTGAGTTTGCTTGTGTGGAAACAAGACAAAGGAAACCGTCCAGAAACGTTtaacagcagagcagtaatgtaCTGGGGAAAAAGTAAAAATGCTGTTTTTTTTGTAGAAATATCTGGCACTGAAAAACAATAAATCACTGTGAGCTAATGACGTTCTGCGCAAATTTCTGTAAGTGATGGCACAGGAAACACATGTCTGTCCTGCATATTTTAAATGTTTCCACAAATATTTTCACCcttttgagagggagtagagagtGGGCGATATAAAGATgaagagaaaggggggggggggcagtgtgcGAAAGAGTGAAAGAGAGTTTACCTCAGTACTGTGGACGAAATCAATATGTTTATCAATACTGGAGTGCTGACATGGCAGCTCGGAAAGTGAAATGTAAATTAACAAACTCTGCTCTAGACTGCTCTCAGAAACCTGTTTGGTTCCTAATATAGACAATAAAATGTTCGAACCAGAAGATGTGGTGTATAATCAATCTCTCTCTACCTTCAATGCAGCCACGGATTCGGACTCCGTGTCCCTATATGGCTACAATATCCTCctattcactgccctctggctggTTTagatacagttgaagtcagaagttgaCATACACAGGTTGAATacattaaaactcattgtttaaccactccagagatttcatattagcaaactatagttttggcaagaaGGTGAGGACATCTACGTTGGGCATATCACGAGTAACTTTTCCAACAgttgtttacagacagattatttcacttttattgactatatcacaattccagtgggtcagtAGTTTACAAATTAATTCAACACAAATCACCCAAGACCTCAGAAAAAATttgtggacctccacaagtctggtgtatccttgggagcaatttccaaacgccTGTAGGTAgcacgttcatctgtacaaacaatagtgcacaagtataaacaccatgggaacACGCAGCCGTAAGACCGCTCGGGAAGGAGACGCATTCTGACTCCAGGAGATGAACGTACTTCGGCGCAAAAAGTGCAAATCCATCCCAGAACGACAGCAAAGGACCTGGTGAAGATGCTGGCGGAAACacgtagacaagtatctatatctaCAGTAAAACAAGTCCAAAATGCGACATCACCTGAAAGGCttctcagcaaggaagaagccactgctccaaaaccgccataaaaatgccagactacagtttgcaagtgcacatgagAACAAAGATCTTACTATTTGGAGAAATGTCTTCTAGTctgatgaaataaaaatggaactgtttggccataatgactaTCGctttgtttggaggaaaaagggtgaggcttgcaagccgaagaacaccgtcccaaccgtgaagcatggaggtggcagcatcatgttgtgcgggtgctttgctgcaggagggacttcACAAAatacttcacaaaatagatggcatcatgaggaaggaaaattatgtggatatattgacgtttgatctcaagacatcagccaggaagttaacctctgtcgcaaatgggtcttccaaatggacaatgagccaagcatacctccaaagttgtggcaaaattacttaaggacaacaaagtcaaggtattcgAGTAGCCATCTGAAAGCCCCGACCTCAATCCGTTAGAAAATTTGTGgccagaactgaaaaagcgtgtgcgagcaaggaggcctacaaacctgactcagttacaccacttctgtctggaggaatgcaACAAAATTCCGACAACTTATTGTGAGAACCCTGTGGAAGGCTACACAAAACGTTTGACCCaggttaaacaatttaaaggcaatgctgccaaatactaacaaagtgtatgtaaacatcTAACgcactgggaatgtgatgaattaaataaaagctgaaataaatcattctctctactattattttgcatttcacattcttaaaataaagtagtgatcgtAACTGAccgggaatgttttctaggattaaatgtcaggaattttgaataactgagtttaaatgtatatGGCTAAGGTGTATGTGAACTTTTGACTTTCACTGTACATAAATACACACCCACAGTGACTATATATCTAACCGGCGTCTCAATCAAACGTCACACATCGAAGGAAGTGTCCGTACATTCAGAACTGAAACAGTCAGAACAAATCATGTGTTCACAGTGTTATGAAGGACGGAGAAGAGGCGAGTAGAGAATTGTAcgaatgtatttaaatgcttATCGTTCCCAGAAACAAACACGGGTGAAAGCAGATTAAGGAAAATGATTATAGCGGTGACCAAGTGAACTCAGCTAAAGAGAATCTACTAATTATCAATAAACTGATAAGTAAGAACActcacagggagagagagagagagagagagagagagagagagagagagagagagagagagagagagagagcgatagagagagcgagagagagagagagagagagagagcgagagagagcgagagagttaGAAAACGAAAGATAAGAACAGAGGATAGTAAGAGAGAGGAGGGCTGAGAAAGAGAGGGGTTGGGTAGAGAGGAAAGCGGAGTGCGGAAGGTAGAGAAGGACGAGATAGAGTTGACCTCAACAGGCGGCAATGCGGTTTATTCACCGATAATACGGTAATGGAATGCTAACGGGCTAAGAAGGGACTTGAGACACAGCAATACAGCACGCCTGAACTCGCGCGATTTATGAAAGCAAAAACATGTGTGACGATTCAGGTTGAGTCACAAAAACACAGTAAAACAGAAGATATTACTGAAATTTAGCAAAAACTAAAAAAGATAAAACACTTTAAGGTCTTGCCTCAGTTTTATCAAACAATAGGATACAGAAGTGGAATTTGACCATTTGCTCAACTCACACCTCTGCGCCTTATAATCATTGATTTCCATCGTTAAAACCTACTCTTCTGCCTTCTTTAATCCCTTCATCCATAATAACctgccacccaggccatgctgttttattgccatcgggcaggaggtacaggaaccttagatCCCACagcagcagattcaggaacagttattaacctgcAAAGATCAAGTtcctgaaccaacgtggataacttcactgacctcAAATCTGAACCGAAGATCTCCAGGTAGCAGTAAAGTGACATACAGGCACTttcttaataaatttacttagacttTAACTTTGATAAGAACTGGTGCTTATCACAAAACAAATAGCCACCCTTCACCAGGTTCtctatattatttattttcttatgtACATTATCATTTCAATACTTCTAGTGTTCACAATTTATATCACATGTTTGAATGAGGGAGCTACGTATGAAGTACCTCGGTGTGATGGCACCCCAGAGTCCTCTGCCCTGAGCTGAACGTTGATCCCATTTCGTCCActttcaccacacgacttcaTATGTCTTCTAGGCCAAAATCCTCTATTTTCCAGAAATGAGGATTTTGGAGATGATGTTagcgtttctgtagctctgggcctTTACGGGATGGGTTTGCTagacccatgcccaaccctcctcctttcgcagaTGGGCTTCCGACTGTCCATGGCGAATGTCTTGCTGCAGAATAAAGGGAGCTAGTATGATCAGAATTGGAATACCGTGCGTTGTCAGAACTTTCCGGGTacgatatagaacatagaatattacagcacattacgggcccttcggcccagaatgttgcgccgaccctcaaaccctacctcccatataacaccctacctaaaattcctccatatacctttctagtagtctcttaaacttcactagtgtatctgtctccaccactgactcaggcagtgcattccaggcaccaaccactcacTGAGGGAAAAACCTTcccctaatatcccccttgaacttccctccccttaccttaaagccatgtcctcttggacTGAGCAGtgggggaagaggcgctggctgtccactctgtttattcctcttaatatcttgtacaagtGAAGTCACTGATAAAACGAATATGTCAAGGGTTAATATGGTTGATTTCCATATAAAAGGAAATTTAGTAGACCGGGgctatttgtttttctttaacgAGAGGCCATATAACTCTAACAATAGGATGGAAATGATGGACATACAGAGGTAATAGTTTTCCTGGTCGGGGTATCTAGAATCAACTGTCAGTGTATCAAAACACAACTTGTGTTATTCCGGACCGAAATCGGAAAGAAATTTGTTTTCCTTTCTGTGAAATTGATGATTTGTCACTGAATCCATACAAGAAGTGATTTGAGGTATCTTTAGATACAGGAGGAATTGATACATATGGATTTCGTGCAAAAACGCGGAACCCAGGAAAATCATTACCTGCAATGTTATTTAATGCTGTCCTTAATCATTTTGTAATGGCTCACACTGCAGGTTCAAAGCGCTGACGGTTTTCAAGGTGATGAACGTTGGGCCAATGCAGGAGTTGTTGGAGCTGTGGACTTCCATGTTAAAAACGAGTATGCCATCCCGCAGCTGAATCTCGGAGCGTTTTTGTTAGGTCACGTGATGTATTCTTTGCCATTATTTATCCGTCCTTACACATCACATTCAAGGTCTCtataactcatattctcagtattattaattaatttatgttttaaatttgcacagttcgtctctcttttactcactgtttgtttgtgtatagttttcattgattccattccGTTGTTTTTGTTCTGTTCTAAATATCTACAGAAAATGAATCTAAAATAAGTATATGGAATCCAATGGTTCATTTATCAGCTTGTATATTTTCACTAATAATCAAAACTGAACGGATTCCACAACCTagggactcaccttcaaggactctgcaactcatgtccACAACAATATTTATCTATCAGTCTATCTGTCTGTTACCATCGCGCCGATGTAAAACTTGTTTGCGTTCCAAAAttattcaatttcctcttttaataataagaattattattactattattgttGTATATTCTCAGTTCGTCTATTGCACATTGATGACTTGTCATTCTTTGTGTGTAGGTTTTCCTCGATTCAATTGCATTTTTGTTTTACTCATGCTGTCattattatatattttattattaataATGAATATTATTATTGCTTGTTTTTCTATTTTCGTAgtctgttttcttttgcacactgaatgTTTGCTAgtctttctgtgtagtttttcattgattctattgtacatcGTTGCTGTACTGTGAATGcatacaaggaaatgaatcttgaTAATAACTTGATTTTGAACATTAAACTTTGGCCATGAGCCGTCTGGTATTTATGAATATTAGCGATCAGCTTTATTTAAATCCCGACAGTAAAAGGAAAGTAACAGCATGTTTAGGACATGGGTTTTTCCCAAAGCAGGAACTGGGCCAATAAATTCATCAGTCTGTTTTGAAGACGGTTACAGGGATTTTGTGCCTTAAACAGGCTTGGTCGCTCGCTGAGGCAGACATTAGCTGCTACATGTTGCTAAATGCAGCCGTCAATCGAAAGTCTAAAATCATGCCAACCCCAATGCCTTTCCTAGATATTCATCAGACTGGATTGCCTTGGATTTTTGATATAACATAGCTAAATAAAAATATATTGAAGAATGTGTTAATATTTTAACGGTCATTCGCAAGCAATGGATTCCAGAGGACAGGTGGTCAGTCTCCGCCCCCAACATGTCTCTGCCCCCTCCCACTCATTAACATCCCCGGTTAATAAAGAGCCCGGAGTGTCCAGTTTGCAGACAGTAGAACCGGAGCCGCTCCGGGTGTTTGCACAACAGCGCACGGTTCAGTTGGACGTTAGGACGCTCGCTGACCCAAGGAATGTCGCCAGTTCTGCAGCTCCTGTGGGCTCTAATGGTCCATTTACCAGGTGAGAGACGAGTTAGTTAACGCACGAATTGTCGGCAAAGAAATTAGTTGAAACTTTGAAAGACAGCGAGTCTTCGGTGATCGATAACACTTCTGACAACTGCAAGATAACCTGTAGTTTTATTGTCTTATTGAAGGTATCCTGGCAGTCCCAGTCCTCAATCAGACCCCAGTGTCCGGTCCTGTCTCGGCGGGACAGACTGCCCGCTTAGAGTGTCGGATACAGAATGGAAACGTTGCAGGTTCCTATATTGGGTGGGACCGACATCGTCCCGGGAGGAGACCAGAGGGGGTGATAGCTGATACCTCGGGTAATAGCATTTACAGAGGACCCGGCATCACAGAACGTTTCCAACCATCCAGAGACACCTCCACCAACAGTCTCATCCTGATCATCGGCAGCTTGGAGCCCGGCGACTCGGCCGTCTATTACTGCCGAATGTGGGATAGTGGTTGGTTCTATGGACCGGGGACGATCCTGGAGATAAAGAGTAAGTAATCCTCtcgtttattatcaaattatgcttCCGACGAATTCCCCATTTCAATCGTACTGCGGGCTGGCTCTAGACTGCCGCAGTCTCAATCTGTCGAATTAATTCCACCTTTGGTTCATCCTTTGAAATTTCCCACATGATGCAGCAACACTCGAAAGTCCGTTCTTTTAACCCGTTAACCCCTTCTTCATATTCCAGCCCTAAATTTCAAAGAGGTCAATCGTCTAAACCACTCCAATCCCAGGGAGCTCCAGTCTACGAAAGGCTAAACTGAAATATCCGTAAATACATAATAGATAGAATTTAGATTTGAGGATTAGTTGGGGTCTCCCCTGAACCCCTGTAACACCCTAGGTACCGCCCTCAGCAAAGAGACCATTGCCACCAGGATAGCACGAAATCCGTGGAAATTACCAGACCTGACCTGAGGGGTGGGCAACAGTTCACCAGTACCAGGCTTGAGGGTGGCCAACAATTCCATGCTAGCGTCtgtcgatgggtcgaatggtcgCATTCTGTGCCCCACTTTTCAACGATTGTCTGTATAGTTGGTGCATTGTGATAATGGTCTGACGGGAGTTCAGTCAGTAGGTGGCGCCATTTAGGAAATGCACAC
Encoded here:
- the LOC140735162 gene encoding immunoglobulin lambda-1 light chain-like; its protein translation is MSPVLQLLWALMVHLPGILAVPVLNQTPVSGPVSAGQTARLECRIQNGNVAGSYIGWDRHRPGRRPEGVIADTSGNSIYRGPGITERFQPSRDTSTNSLILIIGSLEPGDSAVYYCRMWDSGWFYGPGTILEIKSSESRKPSVLLLPPSPEETGSGSATLSCLVSGFKPGLVALRWSVDGVETDSGVTTGAVSTDTDLTYRLSSYLRVPVAAWNKGSSYSCSVSHSSLSSLLRNTISSSACAQ